The Oryza brachyantha chromosome 7, ObraRS2, whole genome shotgun sequence genomic interval tttaaaaaataacacataattttattaaaaaatcaaaaaatatttattgtaaacCAATCAagctctataaaatttaaaaattacttcTCAACGAAtatgcagtaaaaaaaatgtgtggtAACAAACAAAGGGGGCAGAATTATTTCAtgacaaactaaaaaaacatatttaattttttaaataaatttcaaattaaatttgatgaatttggtacatttttctaaaaatttaaacctaaagattatatagttttagttcttaattttatGGTGAAACTAATGCACGGATTAaatcataatttaaaaaatcaaaaaattaagtttttttttaagtttggcaTTAATGATTGtatccttttattttagtataatttaatttttcacttGAAAATTTATCGAGTAGATAACACATCTTCTATGAGATGGGTTATTAATGtagttatttcaaaaataCTTAACGGTCAACTAAAGAAAATGGTATGGAcatgatcaaaataaaaactcagaATATGTGAGGAATAAGGTAAATTTAAGGGTGCAGAAGGTATTGATCAAATTTGCAGGGCCACATAGGAAATTTTCTTTAACTACTATCGTTGTCATAGACTGCTTAAATATACGAGATTCTGGAGATGCACGTAGACATAAGTATCTCTTACGTGACGTCCAACCCAGTGGGTACGTACGgatcaaatttaaaagtcaTCGAAACATGAATTTAAAAATCTGAATTAGAATACACTAGGAGAGTTGGAGGAATGAACTGAAGTagtgatggatggatgcaggtGACGTACCCGAACATGATGGAGTGGTTCGAGGAGCTCGGGGTGGAGATGGAGCGCTCGGACATGTCCTTCTCGGTGAGCACGCGGGGGGAGGAGATCAACGTGGAGTGGGGCAGCCGCAACGGCCTCGCCGGTCTCCTCGCCCAGAAGTCCAACGCCGTCAGCCCCGCATTCTGGCGCATGATCCGCGAGATCGTCTACTTCAAGGACGACGTTCTCAAGTGATAATAACAAAACCACACCTAATTACTCTATTATTAAGAgccttttttttaccgaaattaaaaaaaatatatatcatttttttcaaggtaaaaaaagtttggtaggcaataattttacaaagtattttaaggtatcaaaaaaaattttagtataaaattcagACACCTCAAGATAAGATACATGTAACTCGagatactaatttttttatatgggaAAATGTGATAGcttgaggttttttttatagatattaaaaaaagctcaaatttaatatcttgaggtatcatGAAAtttaagatatcaaaattttacgctaaaattaaagtaagttaatttttaaggacggtaaaaaaaaccttattattaaaCCTCCGAAACTACTGCATTCTACACACATATGTGATTATGTATACTCTCCAATTTAGCTAAGCTCtatgtataatgtatatacatatggaATTTTcgggtggatggatggatgcagatACGTGGAGGAGCACGAGAGGAACCCTGATCTGGACAGGAACGAGACGCTGGGGCAGTTCATCCAGTCGCATGGATACTCCCGTCTCTTCCAGCACGCCTACCTCGTACGTTCGTTCGTTCGTTTCATCCCTCGTGTGTCGACTGATCAGTTTCCTAATTAACTTGgttcgtgcgtgcgtgcagatCCCCATCTGTGCGTGCATATGGTCGTGCCCATCGCACGGCGTTCTGGGCTTCTCCGCTTTCTTCGTCCTCTCCTTCTGCCGTAACCACCACCTTCTCcaggtttgattttttacttGTCCCGGTAACTAATTAGTTGCTGCAATTTAATCCTGCCAATAATAACTAtcgctcccatcgtttcgcttttttttacttatacttataaaccaaaatttatatttttaactttaaatttagagttgattaatTGCtacaaaataagtatatatgagttttttaatttacaaatatatcgctTGGTTTTTCCGATCATCACCTATATGTATACGCGATCTGTTTCTGTTTACGGAAAATGCATGCGTGTGTATGCAGCTGTTCGGTCGCCCCCAATGGCTCACTGTGAAGGGCCGCTCCCATACCTACGTAAACAgggtacgtacgtacaaaATCAGAATCAGCGCAAGTATATGTACTAATCCGACTTAATTTCTGCTACTACTCACTCACATGTGCAGTGATGATGCTTTAATTAATGGTCACTGGTGTAGGTAAGAGAGGAGCTTGAGAGCTTGGGCTGCCAGATTAAGACCAGCTGCGAAGTGCAATCTGTTTCAGCTCTCGATGGGGGTAGGCTACATAACATATATCTGCTGCTTCtccatgcatacatatatacagatcggtattatatttatctttttttttacgtaTTGCCGTTAtaacatgtatgtatgtgtacgTATGCAGGAGGTGGATACAGGGTCGTTGAGGCTGGTGGTTCAGAGGAGGTCTATGACAGAATCATATTCGCCGTGCACGCACCTGACGCTCTCAAGATCCTGGGAGACGACGCAACCCACGACGAGCGCAGGATCCTGGGCGCGTTTCAGTACGTCTACAGGTAACAACAGTTAATTCGGgtatattttgagagttcttttattatctttaaaaaaaaaactgaaggtGCCACATTTACACTAAAATCTTTAGTATCTCTAGTATCTCAGTGCACTtgttaaggatgataaaaaaaaatccacattTTAAATAGGAATTAAAAACAGGAACAGAATTTTAAACGCGTGCCGTTGTTGCAGCGACATATACCTCCACTGCGACAAGAGGTTGATGCCGCGGAACCCGTCGGCGTGGAGCGCCTGGAACTTCCTcggcaccaccgccgccggcgtctgCGTCACCTACTGGCTCAACCTGCTCCAGGTTCGTCAAAATTCAGCCGGCCGGTTTCATCAAATTTCGCCAAAAATTCAAACGAAATCAAACTTGGTTTGATATTCACGGCGTCTGCTAGAACATCGAGGAGTCCGCGGGCAGGGGGAGGCGGCCGTTCCTGGTGACGCTCAACCCTCCGGGCGGCGCCCCCGACCACGTCCTGCTCCGGTGGCGCACCAGCCACCCGGTGCCGtcggtggccgcggcggcggcggcgcgggagctcgGCCGCGTCCAGGGCGGCCGGGGCCTCTGGTTCTGCGGCGCCTACCAGGGGTACGGCTTCCACGAGGACGGCCTCAAGGCCGGCATGGCCGCCGCGCGGGGGCtgctgctcggcggcggcgggcggctgctgctggcgAACCCGAAGCAGATGGCGCCGTCGTGGACGGAGGCCGGGGCGCGGCTGCTGGTCACCAGGTTCCTCGACGGCTACGTGTCCGCCGGTAACTTCACGTACGTACGCCGGCAATCTCGTTGATCTGAGGATGATTTCTGCTTTGGAAATTGTCGTGATGAGAGAAATTGGTGCGCAGATTGCTGGAGGAAGGCGGCACCATGTACAGTTTCGGCGAGGCAGGAAAGAGATGCCAGGCCAAATGTGTGATGCGAGTTCACGACCCGCTCTTCTACTGGAAGGTTATTTTGGCTGCGTTCTTTTGctacattttatttaattattttcttcaattttACGTGCATGTTCACCAAAGCactaaatcatatatatttttacaaaatatatttaataaaattttattatcttgCCTGtctagagtaaattttaaactattcagtattaattttaacatttatataattaaatagctataaaaaatcagataatgtTTTATTTCTTAACCGCAAAAGAAAGCAACCTTATTAGTTCATcggttacaaaatataatggCATGTGCACATTCTAATACCGTGAATTTATATAGTATTAGTTTCTTATATTCTGGGATGATGCCATGAGCAAGGTAGATTGGACCATAGCCCGGCTCCTAGGTCtaaatatctattaaaattatagttcaatttttttaaaaaattatgtgataaaagataaatttagaaattgtattctctttgttttttctgacgatattgacttttgaatctatatttgaccatttattttattcaatttttttacacatatgcaaaattataagttaagTTAGCAATacatcaaatcataataaataattaatattatgtaatatttttgaataaactaaataattaaaagttaACTCAAAAGTCAACTGTGGCAACTAAAAAAAGTGGAGAAAATACTTATTAGCCTCACTGTATATTCTTGATTCGTGCCCTTGACTATGTTTTGGAACGTGGGACAGCTGCAACGTGATCTCAATCATATATTATAGGGAGGAGTACATATTAAATTGTGCATCTAGACTAgttaatgaattaattaattaattgactgCAGGTCGCGACGGAAGCAGACCTTGGTCTGGCAGACGCCTACATCAACGGATACTGCTCTTTCGTCGACAAGAAACAGGGTCTTCTCAACCTCTTGTTGGTAATTAACCAAGCATAGTCATTCCACTAATTACATACTTCCTTTTTTGTTATATACTTCTGCCCTTTATCTGTTTCAGAGTAGtactatattataattttgaagcGATGTTCCATTTCTGGCTGCAGATTCTGATTGCCAACAGGGATTCCAACAAGCAgagcagcatcagcagcagcaaaatAAGGTTAATTAGCTGTATTAATCAAAACCTAATCGAGAGAAACGAAGGGATCGAATCATCCTTCGAATGATGCACTTAATTAATCACCTGCATTATCCAGAGGCTGGTGGACGCCGATGCTTCTGACGGCCGGTGTCGCGTCGGCCAAATATTTTCTGCGCCACGTGTCCAGGAAGAACACTGTCACGCAGACTCGCCGGAACATCTCACAGCACTACGATCTGGTCAGTCAGTCAGTCACTGCACTTTTTGTTGTTCTGTTTTTTGCAGTAATCGGCTAAACACCTAATTAATCAGGCTTAACACATGCATTTGCGTCTTTGTGCAGAGTAACGATTTCTTCTCGCTTTTCCTTGATCCGTCCATGACCTACTCCTGTGCCGTCTTCAAGGTTATTGTTGCATTAATACATAATGTGATTAAGGTTTAGatagaataattaataataacaaCGTTAAATTAGTTAACAAAATGGGATGTTTGATCATCTGgcaggacgaggaggagagctTAGAGGCAGCCCAGCAGCGCAAAGTTAGCCTGCTAATCCACAAGGTATATGCAGACATGCAGCACTCTTCTGCATATTCACAATGTTGTTATGCTGTCTCcattagtttaattaattccaGATGCATCTTAATGAACTGATGTACATGATGTGATTGTGAAGGCTAGAGTGGAGCGAGATCACCATGTTCTTGAGATTGGTAGTGGCTGGGGCAGGCTAGCAATACAAGTGGTCAAGCAAACTGGCTGCAAATACACTGGGGTCACACTGTCTGAGGAGCAGCTTAAATATTGCCAGAGAAAAGTGAAGGAAGCTGGTCTGGAGGTAAATCTTACTTTTATGCTATCTctgtttttatattactatggaagtatttttttataataaatattttgatggCATTGTTTCAATAGATGCAATAATgtagttaattaattcattttgcGGGGTATAAATGTAGCTAGTTAAATGAATTtgttagtttaaattttaagaagATCGACAACATCTGATGAAAAACAACAGAGGCAGTACATACCCTTCCcataatttttgttgttttattttagttaCAACATCTGTTAAAAAAGGAGTTGATTCTTAGCCATtccaattcaaatttttgctGACGAGAAGAGATCATAGTATTGGTGTCTCTCCTTAATAGAAAAACAGTATCTTTATCCGCTACTTACttcttttaagaaaataataaatattaaacggtAAAGTAAACAGTTTTTGGGAGGGAGAGAGTAGTTGATTCATCTCAGTCTTCATCCGCTAATTATGTCTGCCAGGACCACATGACTTTCATGCTGTGCGATTACCGTCAAATACCAACATCTCGAAAGTACGACAGGATCATATCTTGGTAAGTCCAAACACAAACGTTCTATAAGGCTGCACTGCTTTGATATGAACTGAATGCATGCTTGCTGTGCTGACAGAAAGGAAGAAATTAACATTTGCTTCtcctaaacaaaaaaaaaacgtatatAAATATGCAGCGAGATGATTGAAGGAGTTGGGCATGAATACATGGACGAGTTCTTCGGCTGCTGCGAGTCTCTGCTGGCACAGGACGGCCTGTTCGTCCTCCAGTTCATCTCCATCCCTGAAGAACGGTACGAGGAGTACAGGAGGAGCTCAGATTTCATCAAAGAATACATCTTCCCTGGGGGTTGTCTTCCATCCTTGTCTCGGATTACATCCGCCATGTCCGCCTCCTCCAGGCTCTGGTAAAATTTTCTTCTTCACAATCCCCTTTTGACAGGATCCTTTTTGGGTTTTCTGATATGTGTCTAGCAAATTGAGCAAACCCGTTGCAGAACAAATAATGCTAGCATTTAATGATGTGAATTTCACCTGGtccaaaaaatcatgagaACTTCATAAATATGTGCTATATTTGAATGAACACGTATAATTACTCGTTTCTTGTTGCGAAAATAATAGCtatccatgaaaaaaattgcatgtgTGCAGCATCGAGCACCTGGAGAATATCGGGTATCATTACTACCCAACGCTGATACGCTGGCGGGACAACTTCATGGTCAACAGAGAGTGagtatttacatatatatatatatatatatttcaaatgcACAGCAGTACTGTGAGTTCAGATTACTTTCATGCACAACATAACAAGTAGCTAGTGCTTTCTGTcacaacatgtatatatttataaatatcttcAATTTGTTTGTCACATGGATATATGAACTTATCCCCCCCCAATTGGACTAAATGCAGGGAGATATCGGCCCTGGGATTTGATGACAAGTTCATTCGCATATGGGAGTACTATTTCATATACTGTGCAGCTGGCTTCAAGTCACGTACGCTCGGAAACTACCAGATCGTGTTTTCTCGGCCTGGCAATGATAAGCTGATGCCCTTTGCCGACAACCCTTACACAACCTTCCCGGCAGCTTAATTAGCTTGCCccaacatgaaaaaaaagtgtGCTTATCTGTCTTCCCAAGGGATTAATTAATAGGGCATTTTTCAGCTAGCcttggtgtgtgtgtgtgaactGCATGAAACGATTCATTTGATTGAAATGTGTTTGTATAACATTCCATTCTTATTATGTCAGTGTTCGATTTCAACTATAGAGGTATAAACGTGCTCCAATGTCAGTGTTAGGATTTGATGATAAGTAAATCCGTGTATGGGAGTACATCTATTGTGCAGCTGGCTTCAACTCactttgtatatttggagACTACAGGATTATATTTTCTTGACCTGGCAACGACAAGCTACTGGCCTTTGCTGAGAACCCTTACACATAATTTCCAGCAGCCTAGCCAGATAATGCATTAGAGAGCTTCTGAGGGCATAAAAGCCACTGCTAGGAGAAGTGCTCAACTTCCATGTCGGCTGGGGCGACATGCTAggaattgttttttcttccacaattcaaaagtgaaaatatggGTGCTTCTAGTTTTTCATATCAGTCCCTGAGACATATCATTTtagtcatattttaaatttatacgaaactccaaaaattttatacacataacaccctaaaattccaaaaataatataaaatccCCCTCACCAGTCTCTCCCCTCCCGGTTTCCTAGCCCTTCTGCCACGCTATGCCCTCTGCTCTACACTACCGATGCCTCAGCTACTGCCCGCTCCGCTCTCACGtgccagcgccgcctcctcatCACTAGATGGGGTGCAGGGGCAAAGCTGGAGCGAAATAGAGAAGGGTGCcacaaatatttgaatttagatCGGAGGAATGAATATATGGTAAAAATTCATAAcctttagttaaaattttttccgAGAAAACCCCTTGGTATATGCACCTTCGCCACTGATGGGGTGGGGAGCTCAGTAGGATGAATGGAAATAGCTATGCATACCGATCCATGTACGACACGCTCGGCATTGGCGCAAACGGAAGGAGCGCATGGTGCATAACGTGCTATACGGACTATCATCGTACACAGATTGTACAAAAACTATCGTAGGTATAGCATCACTCGGCATGAATTGGTGAACGGAGAAAGTTTCAGGGATGGCTACAAGCTAGGTTGACCTCGGTGACAGATAGAGCACAAAACGTGGAAATAGCACGTTTTGTGATGGCATGGGCCAACAGCCGTAGACCGAGTGACGACCTCGACAGTGAGGTTGATGACATAGAGCGATGACAGTGGTTACAGGTGTACCACTCGCATGAAGCACCACTTTATTCGTGGACCATGAGCTTTTCTCTCCCTAACCACCCTTAGACCATTGCAATCTCTGTAGGGTATACACAGCCTCTCTGCAAGCCATGCccccttttttctctctctccatctttCATCGCAAACACTGCTGCAATATTACTCTTAGATAAAGGCACCAGACAATGTGAAATTTACAATTATATGTatagcaagaaaaaaaaatacaagactATAGTTCTACGAGTTTGGAACGCTATAGTCAGGGAGAAAAAAACACCATGCACCAATAGCACCTACACAGTCCGGACTAATAAAGTGTGATCAACGAATCCTAGCTAGCGTACATAAGCATGCAGGTGTTCTTCTACTTAATCAGTCAAGACTCCAGTTGATTCGATAGTACAGTCCTAAAGCAGCAAAACAGATCAAATCACGCATGTCTAAATTATTGCCACGTACTTATGCGTAAACTGATAGGATATATGTGAATTAATGTAAATAGAAGACCGGCATTGTTACAATGACTCGTGGCGTACGTAATTACAGTGAAGACTCCAGTCAAAGCAAAGTTCCGGTTATCACAGGATATGCCTGCCAAGTTAATCTCAAGACTCcagttgattaattaaatagccAGATCGAGTCCTAAAGCAACAAAACAGATGAAATAATGCACTCCGTCTAGCAACTAATTAACCCTACCACGTACTTATGCGTAAACTGATAGGATATATGTTAATTCACGTACCTACGATAGAAAACCGATATTATTACAACGCCTCTATCTTCAGACCATAACCATTATATAAACAAAGCAGTTGACGGCCATGAACGAACACATCGATCACCAGCACAAAAATTAAGCCAGgcagatgaagatgaagatggcgcCTTCCAAGTGCATACTGATCATCTTCGTCCTCTTCACCGTCTTCTCGCTGCAGCCATCGGCAGCCGTCAGGGACGCCCAGGTGTTCAAGCCCACCGTCGCCATCGATGTCTCACAGGACAAGATCAACGCCGACACGACCCAGCAGCCATCAACATCGCTGCCTGGGCTGCCCCCGTTGCCACAGCTGCCACAGATCCAAATCCCATGGCTCCAACCACTGCCACCACTTTCGACGATCCAAATCCCAGGTCTCCCACCATTGCCTCATCTTCCGACTATCCAAATCCCAGGGCTCACACCATTGCCACCATTTCCAACTATCCAAATCCCAGGCCTCCCATCATTACCTTCTCTTCCGACAATCCAAATCCCAGGTCTCTCACCATTGCCACCACTTCCGACGATCCAAATTCCAGGTTTCCCACCATTACCACAGTTGCCACCGACTGTTGTTGGTCTAGGATCACCAGGTGCATCACAACAAGTCCCTACCATCACCCAAAGCACACTAGCGGCGCCTACCGATATGACCCAACCGTCGACATCCATGCCTGGACTACCAGGGCTGTCTCAGATCCAAATCCCAGGGCTTCCACCGTTGCCACCACTTCCGACAATCCAAATCCCGGGCCTTCCACCATTGCCAACAATTCCAACTATCCAAATTCCAGGGCTTCCACCGTTGCCACCACTTCCGACAATCCAAATCCCGGGTCTTCCGCCATTGCCAACAATTCCAACTATCCAAATTCCAGGTCTTCCACCACTACCACCACTTCCGATGATCCAAATCCCGGGGCTTCCACCATTGCCAACAATTTCAACTATCCAAATTCCAGGTCTGCCATCCTTGCCACAGCTACCGTCAATTGTTGTCGGTCAAGGATCACCAGGTACAAACAAGTTTCTAGATGTGTTTCATCTTCCTGGATTCcatgttattttttgtctGCTAGATCCTTATTCATTGATATTGCTTTTGATAGCAGGACCAGTTCCACCGTTGATGCCTTCTCCTAGTGTCGCTCCTCCATCATCTCCTGGTAACCAACAATTAATTCTTTATGCAAATGTTATCTTTGTTTCTGAATTAACTCTACGATGAATTTTCTATTctaatttctgttttttttattttgttacacAGGTGCCTCACCCTAATTTATGGCAAGTTCAAGCTGGATGCTGATTAGGAGCCATCAAGATGAAGATTAGGATTTTGACCCCACATATATACTCTAGTACATGAGTAAATGCTGCCTAGTTTTGTGTTAGTTTTACTCATCAGGACATTCTAAATTAGCGTGGTGATTAGGTCTAGCATGGTAATTAGGTCTagagatatattatatatgcaaagttttattatttttctacataGTCGGCTTGGTTACAATATTGTACACTATATACTTGGATGTGATTATTACTCACTCTCTCATTGAAAGAATATTTTATACTCGGACCACATATTTGATATTCACCACGAGGTTTGATTACacttttgaaactttgagCTTCAAATAACTTCTCAAATACTTAGTTTAAACAGAAAAGGAGTGTACACAGCAGTATACTTTTCTTGAAACAgactatcatatttttataaattttagttaaacataaattttatggtaattgtttaaatttttgactaaATCTAATCCTGTACGATACGTTAATTATATTGACAAGGGAGTAATACGTTTGAGattatacaaaaataaactttttcaacatatatacatgtacgtATTTAATATGGGCCGGGTGATCGAGCaatgtttcaaattttaacaggACCGTACCTTATCCAACACAAAACGTACCCAGGAAGTACATTAAAAAAGAGCTTAAAAAGACGACAGAAACGATGCAAATTTTCGCTGGAAGCCTGCAGAAAAGATATACGTATGCAAACTCACCCATTCAAAACCTTCTTTATCTTTTAATGTGGCACCAATATAACTCACAAAAAATTGCAATCTGCGAAGCAAGGACACATTCTGCGCCTTGTGATACATTGACCTGTGAaaaaatgcatgttttttttttacaataatcATATGTTGGAGCAAAGGGTAGGGAGTATATGCTCACAGATCACTGTAATTTCCATATTAGTTCTGTGATAATTCAGTGCTAAACCTGTAGGCTTGGCGAAAGTTGCTTAAATATGTAGTACTTTTGTaatagttttcaaaaatatctgCTGTTTGCAAAAATTTACTAGATAAATAACTTACCTGCCCAAGAAGATAACCAACGCTCGCAAGAACAATCGATGCAAGAATTACAG includes:
- the LOC102715408 gene encoding uncharacterized protein LOC102715408, yielding MRVAVVGAGVSGLAAAHEAARSGGVRVTLYEKEESLGGHSRTVTVDGDAGPVDLDLGFMVFNRVTYPNMMEWFEELGVEMERSDMSFSVSTRGEEINVEWGSRNGLAGLLAQKSNAVSPAFWRMIREIVYFKDDVLKYVEEHERNPDLDRNETLGQFIQSHGYSRLFQHAYLIPICACIWSCPSHGVLGFSAFFVLSFCRNHHLLQLFGRPQWLTVKGRSHTYVNRVREELESLGCQIKTSCEVQSVSALDGGGGYRVVEAGGSEEVYDRIIFAVHAPDALKILGDDATHDERRILGAFQYVYSDIYLHCDKRLMPRNPSAWSAWNFLGTTAAGVCVTYWLNLLQNIEESAGRGRRPFLVTLNPPGGAPDHVLLRWRTSHPVPSVAAAAAARELGRVQGGRGLWFCGAYQGYGFHEDGLKAGMAAARGLLLGGGGRLLLANPKQMAPSWTEAGARLLVTRFLDGYVSAGNFTLLEEGGTMYSFGEAGKRCQAKCVMRVHDPLFYWKVATEADLGLADAYINGYCSFVDKKQGLLNLLLILIANRDSNKQSSISSSKIRGWWTPMLLTAGVASAKYFLRHVSRKNTVTQTRRNISQHYDLSNDFFSLFLDPSMTYSCAVFKDEEESLEAAQQRKVSLLIHKARVERDHHVLEIGSGWGRLAIQVVKQTGCKYTGVTLSEEQLKYCQRKVKEAGLEDHMTFMLCDYRQIPTSRKYDRIISCEMIEGVGHEYMDEFFGCCESLLAQDGLFVLQFISIPEERYEEYRRSSDFIKEYIFPGGCLPSLSRITSAMSASSRLCIEHLENIGYHYYPTLIRWRDNFMVNREEISALGFDDKFIRIWEYYFIYCAAGFKSRTLGNYQIVFSRPGNDKLMPFADNPYTTFPAA
- the LOC121054990 gene encoding formin-2-like: MKMKMAPSKCILIIFVLFTVFSLQPSAAVRDAQVFKPTVAIDVSQDKINADTTQQPSTSLPGLPPLPQLPQIQIPWLQPLPPLSTIQIPGLPPLPHLPTIQIPGLTPLPPFPTIQIPGLPSLPSLPTIQIPGLSPLPPLPTIQIPGFPPLPQLPPTVVGLGSPGASQQVPTITQSTLAA